The Camelina sativa cultivar DH55 unplaced genomic scaffold, Cs unpScaffold35785, whole genome shotgun sequence DNA segment GGTACATGTATGTCCAGTGACTTACCAGCTTCTGAATCGTTCTCAGCGTCTTCTTTGACATCATCCTTTATACTTTGAGTAACAACAGCTGATGATATATCCACTGGAACCGCAGTTTTTTCAGACACCACCGTAGCCACATCATCCACCTCTT contains these protein-coding regions:
- the LOC109132171 gene encoding zinc finger CCCH domain-containing protein 19-like — protein: EEKLDGAAVSEIETKPQEVDDVATVVSEKTAVPVDISSAVVTQSIKDDVKEDAENDSEAGKSLDIH